Sequence from the Candidatus Chromulinivoraceae bacterium genome:
GCTAAGCACGCTATAGTTCAGCTCCCTACCTTCGCCCTTTTCAATCTGTTTGATTGCATTCTTAAGCTTGGTCCCTGACACTTCGCCAACCAACAACAGGTCAACACTACTGCTTGAGCCTTTCACCAACACACCAGCCATGATAGCAATCCGCACACCGGCAAGTTCTTTGATGATCTCTTGCCAATGGCCTTCTTGGTTTATCTCGGTCGCCTCTTCCATGCGCTCATCTGCAAAGATAGCACGAAATGGTACGTAAAATTCATAACGTTGGTTAATTTCGTAATAGAGTTTATTGTCAGCACTGTCACTGGTAATAATCCCAACTTCAAGCATGTTTGAGAGTTCGCGTCGAACAGAGTTGATTTGTTCATCAATCAACCGCGTTATTTCGCGCACATAAAATGCCTTCCCCGGATTGTTCAAGAACAAATGGAGAAGTTTTACCCGTGTTTTTGAGCCAAATAATGCGTCGATCATCTCTCTACCTAGAATAACTTTCGTGTTCTATGATACCATGTTTTTTATTGCTTTGCGAGTAGGCGAAATAAATAGTTGCGCGCCTCTATCGGATCGAGCCAGTGAATTGCGTGGTTTCGTTTTAGCCACGTTATCTGCCGCTTTGCGAGTCGCCAATCTGCTGTTGTGGCTTTTACCTTTATTTCTTCGAGCGTCTGTTCGCCCTCCAGATAAGATCGTATGAGGCGATAGATATTTCCTGTCATAGCCTCGTTATTCCAACCATATTTTTTGCTCAACATAGTAGCTTCATCTACAACACCATCGTCAAATAATTGTTCAATACGCTTTGAGATACGGTTGCGTAATACTTCGCGATCTGTAGTTATTCCTACAATAAAGCTATTGTCTATAGGCTTAGCACTTCTCTTTACGCTTACGCCTTTTTGTTCGATTGCACGAATAACATAGCGCTTGTTGAGCGAATTTTCTGGTAGAGACACGTTGTTTTCAATGCAATAATCATGCAACTCTTCTAGAGTCATGGCCTCAAATTCAGCACGTTGCTTAGAGTCGGCCTCTACTCCAAACTGATAATCGAAAAGTACAGCGTCTATATAAAGTCCTGTGCCTCCCACAAGGAGTGGTACGCGTCCACGTTCACGAATCTCAGCAATCTTTTTATTTGCATATCGCTTAAAGTCGGCTGCGCTAAATCGCTCGCCTGGCTCAATGAGATCCAGGCCATAATGTGGAACGCGTGTGCGCTCTTCATGCGTAGGCTTGGCCGTCCCGATATTCATTCCTTTATAGATAGTACGAGAATCGGCACATATAATCTCACCACCAAAATGCTCGGCCACTTCAATAGCGAGCGAGGTCTTACCGCTCGCAGTTGGACCAACAATTACAACAAGAGGCGGCTCTAGAGATCTGGCTGCCATCGACGTTCCTTAAAATTATCAACAATAAAATCTGTACATGTAACACCTTCGGCCTCCAGTAATTGCCGCTGCACCTCCCTGCCGCCGTGAAACCCCGACGCAAGACCGCCAAAGCGGTTAACCAACCTGTGCCATGGCAACTCGGAGGGACCATAATGTGCCATACCACCCACAATTCGGGCCGCATTTGCGTGACCCGCAAGTCCAGCGATATCTCCGTAGGTAATCACTCGACCCTCTGGTACTTGAGCCATGGTCTTGTATACATCCTGACGAAACTGACTATCTGTTGGCATACGACTCTATCTCTGAAATGACGGCACTCCAATCTAGACAGCGCACCATGTCTGGCAACAACGTGCGATCACTGCTCCACGGGTATTCGCCAAAAAGCACGACGCGCTCCACACCGGCGGCACGTAGCGCCTCTTCGCCATGCCCCATATGATCATCTATTAATACCTGCGCACCAATGGAGTTACAAACGTCTCCTTTTGAGCGACGAGTGACGGTACTTGTTGAGGACACGATGAAATTAGTGTGTTCGACACTTACAAAACAGTCTTTAAAATAGCGCTCAAGCATGCGCTTTGTGACGTCCTGAAGAAAATCAGCCCGCCCCGTAACCAGGTGAAGCTCATGAATATCTGCCAGCTGGTGTACTGCACGGACTGACTGTTCACTTGGCGCAATAGCTGCGTGCTTGTCCGAACGCAAGAATTCATTAACTCGTTCGATCGCCTGATCATCACTACTAGTTCCCCACGTCTCCAATCGTGCTGGCTGATACATATCACGCAATGTCAACTTGGTTCCAAACCGCTCGTTATAATCGTCAATGATGTTCTGCGAGGTTGGCATTAAGACATCATCACAGTCAATCGCAATTACCAGACGCCTACCTCGCATTACAAACCCCTTAGATGCTCCGCGAGATCCGTCAGCTTCACTTTTTCTTCGCCAGCCTGAGTGCGGATACTTACTTCCCGAGTTTCTTTATCCTTCGGACCCACAATCAGTTGGACAGGAATCTTCCAGCTAGTTGCTTCGCGAATCTTTTTACCCAAGCTCTCGTTGCGATCATCCACTGTGTAGCGCATCTCATTAT
This genomic interval carries:
- a CDS encoding methylated-DNA--[protein]-cysteine S-methyltransferase, translated to MPTDSQFRQDVYKTMAQVPEGRVITYGDIAGLAGHANAARIVGGMAHYGPSELPWHRLVNRFGGLASGFHGGREVQRQLLEAEGVTCTDFIVDNFKERRWQPDL
- a CDS encoding tRNA (adenosine(37)-N6)-dimethylallyltransferase MiaA; the encoded protein is MAARSLEPPLVVIVGPTASGKTSLAIEVAEHFGGEIICADSRTIYKGMNIGTAKPTHEERTRVPHYGLDLIEPGERFSAADFKRYANKKIAEIRERGRVPLLVGGTGLYIDAVLFDYQFGVEADSKQRAEFEAMTLEELHDYCIENNVSLPENSLNKRYVIRAIEQKGVSVKRSAKPIDNSFIVGITTDREVLRNRISKRIEQLFDDGVVDEATMLSKKYGWNNEAMTGNIYRLIRSYLEGEQTLEEIKVKATTADWRLAKRQITWLKRNHAIHWLDPIEARNYLFRLLAKQ